One genomic region from Bufo bufo chromosome 3, aBufBuf1.1, whole genome shotgun sequence encodes:
- the LOC120993447 gene encoding ATP synthase subunit d, mitochondrial-like: MAGQRAAIKAVDWLAFAERVPPNQKAMFNALKTRSDSIAAKLTSLPTKPPTIDWAFYRTAIAKAGLVDEFETKFNATTIPEPKDTQTEKINAQEQESNKAALAYIEESKAKMAVFEKELAKFKNMIPFDQMTIQDVNDAFPDTKLDKEKYVYWPHKPIADL; the protein is encoded by the coding sequence ATGGCGGGTCAAAGAGCTGCAATCAAGGCTGTCGACTGGTTggcttttgcagaaagagttcccCCCAACCAGAAGGCAATGTTCAACGCACTGAAGACTCGCAGTGATTCCATAGCCGCAAAGTTGACTTCTCTCCCTACCAAGCCTCCTACCATCGACTGGGCATTTTACCGCACTGCAATAGCCAAGGCAGGCTTAGTGGATGAGTTTGAGACTAAGTTCAATGCCACTACTATCCCAGAGCCAAaggacacccagacagagaagattaATGCCCAGGAGCAGGAATCGAATAAAGCCGCTCTAGCTTACATTGAAGAATCCAAAGCCAAGATGGCAGTGTTTGAGAAGGAGCTGGCCAAGTTCAAGAACATGATTCCCTTTGACCAGATGACCATTCAAGATGTAAATGATGCTTTCCCCGATACCAAGTTGGATAAAGAGAAGTATGTCTACTGGCCCCACAAGCCCATCGCTGACTTATAA